The following coding sequences are from one Brassica oleracea var. oleracea cultivar TO1000 unplaced genomic scaffold, BOL UnpScaffold01023, whole genome shotgun sequence window:
- the LOC106320688 gene encoding uncharacterized protein LOC106320688 isoform X2 yields the protein MAAAMTEKEAMVDPFLVEALQNPRHRLTILRMELDIQKFFQNPEQLQFEFQPFPTSYLRLAAHRVAQHYGLPTMSLENGNGSLDGSDNRILVTKTAESRFPHVCLSEIPVKQPENGRPEGFKIAIKARPKRGSGSGGGGCGVQQNLLRSVEERKEEYDKARARIFNSPSSSDSEDSPPLEGVNRNENDVAVSNSAVVDAGGSRTSRVAIIRDREKDRYVRVMPSGQSFSPMAMHMPFHDGGFPQMRRGHQANLSYGHPVMSPFINNPGGYTPWPNLPSVNYVHSLNRPDFRHPSASNP from the exons ATGGCCGCCGCTATGACCGAGAAGGAAGCTATGGTGGATCCTTTCCTggtcgaagctcttcagaaccCTCGTCATCGTCTCACCA TTCTGCGTATGGAGCTCGACATTCAAAAGTTCTTTCAAAACCCTGAACAGCTCCAGTTCGAGTTCCAACCCTTTCCAACGTCTTACCTGCGTCTCGCCGCACACCGAGTCGCTCAGCATTACGGACTACCGACAATGTCTTTGGAGAACGGTAACGGTTCTCTAGACGGATCAGACAACAGGATCCTCGTCACCAAGACAGCCGAGAGCAGGTTTCCTCACGTCTGCTTATCAGAAATCCCCGTTAAGCAGCCTGAGAACGGTAGACCAGAGGGCTTCAAGATTGCGATCAAGGCTAGACCCAAGAGAGGATCCGGGAGCGGAGGTGGCGGGTGTGGAGTGCAGCAGAATCTTCTGAGGAGTGTTGAGGAGAGGAAAGAAGAGTATGATAAGGCCCGGGCTCGGATCTTTAACAGTCCTAGTAGCTCTGACTCTGAAGATTCTCCTCCGCTTGAAGGTGTAAACCGAAATGAGAATGACGTGGCGGTTAGTAATAGTGCTGTTGTTGATGCTGGTGGTTCTCGGACTTCTAGAGTAGCTATTAtcagagatagagagaaagatCG GTACGTTAGGGTTATGCCATCTGGTCAAAGCTTCAGTCCGATGGCAATGCATATGCCATTTCACGATGGGGGCTTCCCGCAGATGCGAAGAGGTCATCAAGCTAATCTAAGCTACGGGCATCCGGTTATGAGTCCGTTTATTAACAACCCGGGTGGTTACACACCGTGGCCGAACTTGCCCTCTGTGAACTATGTGCATTCGTTGAACCGTCCAGACTTCAG GCATCCTTCTGCAAGCAATCCCTGA
- the LOC106320688 gene encoding uncharacterized protein LOC106320688 isoform X1, with amino-acid sequence MAAAMTEKEAMVDPFLVEALQNPRHRLTILRMELDIQKFFQNPEQLQFEFQPFPTSYLRLAAHRVAQHYGLPTMSLENGNGSLDGSDNRILVTKTAESRFPHVCLSEIPVKQPENGRPEGFKIAIKARPKRGSGSGGGGCGVQQNLLRSVEERKEEYDKARARIFNSPSSSDSEDSPPLEGVNRNENDVAVSNSAVVDAGGSRTSRVAIIRDREKDRYDPDYDRSYDRYVADPAYRYVRVMPSGQSFSPMAMHMPFHDGGFPQMRRGHQANLSYGHPVMSPFINNPGGYTPWPNLPSVNYVHSLNRPDFRHPSASNP; translated from the exons ATGGCCGCCGCTATGACCGAGAAGGAAGCTATGGTGGATCCTTTCCTggtcgaagctcttcagaaccCTCGTCATCGTCTCACCA TTCTGCGTATGGAGCTCGACATTCAAAAGTTCTTTCAAAACCCTGAACAGCTCCAGTTCGAGTTCCAACCCTTTCCAACGTCTTACCTGCGTCTCGCCGCACACCGAGTCGCTCAGCATTACGGACTACCGACAATGTCTTTGGAGAACGGTAACGGTTCTCTAGACGGATCAGACAACAGGATCCTCGTCACCAAGACAGCCGAGAGCAGGTTTCCTCACGTCTGCTTATCAGAAATCCCCGTTAAGCAGCCTGAGAACGGTAGACCAGAGGGCTTCAAGATTGCGATCAAGGCTAGACCCAAGAGAGGATCCGGGAGCGGAGGTGGCGGGTGTGGAGTGCAGCAGAATCTTCTGAGGAGTGTTGAGGAGAGGAAAGAAGAGTATGATAAGGCCCGGGCTCGGATCTTTAACAGTCCTAGTAGCTCTGACTCTGAAGATTCTCCTCCGCTTGAAGGTGTAAACCGAAATGAGAATGACGTGGCGGTTAGTAATAGTGCTGTTGTTGATGCTGGTGGTTCTCGGACTTCTAGAGTAGCTATTAtcagagatagagagaaagatCGGTATGATCCTGATTATGACAGGAGCTATGACAGATATGTAGCGGATCCTGCCTACAG GTACGTTAGGGTTATGCCATCTGGTCAAAGCTTCAGTCCGATGGCAATGCATATGCCATTTCACGATGGGGGCTTCCCGCAGATGCGAAGAGGTCATCAAGCTAATCTAAGCTACGGGCATCCGGTTATGAGTCCGTTTATTAACAACCCGGGTGGTTACACACCGTGGCCGAACTTGCCCTCTGTGAACTATGTGCATTCGTTGAACCGTCCAGACTTCAG GCATCCTTCTGCAAGCAATCCCTGA